From the genome of Haloterrigena sp. KLK7, one region includes:
- a CDS encoding SDR family oxidoreductase — protein sequence MNAELKPLEEQVIVITGASSGIGLTTARMAAERGARVVVAARSEGALRELTAEIEADGGEATAVAADVSDREDVREIRRVAEETYGGFDTWVNGAAVSIYGELDEVPVEEMREQFDVNVWGLLYGSLEAADHFKSRGREGAIINVGSIVSERAVLLQGSYSASKHAVKGFTETLRMELEREGAPVSVTLIKPSAIDTPFPDHAKNHMDEEATLPAPVYAPETVARAICHAAEHPQHEVTVGAGGKQMTVLGEFASRAMDKLMETVFYRQQRTGDPPRPDAADGLEEPTGDLEQRGGYEGHVSETSLYTSLRQRRELPGSSALGAGLVAGAVYAGYRLLRSGRDSSVDAAASEAEADAEERRLETPRL from the coding sequence ATGAACGCAGAGCTGAAGCCGCTCGAGGAGCAGGTGATCGTGATCACCGGCGCGTCGTCGGGGATCGGGCTGACGACCGCGCGGATGGCCGCCGAGCGGGGCGCCCGCGTCGTAGTCGCCGCCCGGAGCGAGGGCGCCCTCCGGGAGTTGACCGCGGAGATCGAGGCCGACGGCGGCGAGGCGACGGCCGTCGCCGCCGACGTCAGCGACCGCGAGGACGTCCGCGAGATCCGGCGGGTCGCCGAGGAGACCTACGGCGGCTTCGACACCTGGGTCAACGGCGCGGCCGTCTCCATCTACGGCGAACTCGACGAGGTCCCCGTCGAGGAGATGCGCGAGCAGTTCGACGTCAACGTCTGGGGACTGCTCTACGGCTCGCTCGAGGCCGCCGATCACTTCAAATCCCGGGGACGGGAGGGGGCGATCATCAACGTCGGCAGCATCGTCTCCGAGCGCGCCGTCCTCCTGCAGGGCAGCTATTCGGCCTCGAAACACGCCGTGAAGGGCTTTACCGAGACGCTTCGGATGGAACTCGAGCGCGAGGGCGCCCCCGTCTCGGTGACGCTGATCAAGCCGAGCGCGATCGATACGCCGTTCCCCGATCACGCGAAAAATCACATGGACGAGGAAGCGACGCTGCCGGCCCCGGTCTACGCGCCGGAGACGGTCGCCCGGGCGATCTGCCACGCCGCCGAACACCCCCAGCACGAGGTGACCGTCGGGGCCGGCGGGAAGCAGATGACCGTCCTCGGGGAGTTCGCCTCGAGGGCGATGGACAAGCTGATGGAGACCGTCTTCTACCGCCAGCAGCGCACCGGCGACCCGCCGCGCCCCGACGCCGCCGACGGCCTCGAGGAGCCGACCGGCGACCTCGAGCAACGCGGCGGCTACGAGGGCCACGTTTCCGAGACGAGCCTCTACACGAGTCTCCGGCAGCGGCGGGAACTCCCCGGCTCGAGCGCGCTCGGCGCCGGACTCGTCGCGGGAGCCGTCTACGCGGGGTACAGACTGCTGCGGAGCGGCCGCGACTCGAGCGTCGACGCCGCGGCGTCGGAAGCGGAAGCGGACGCTGAGGAACGTCGCCTCGAGACGCCGCGTCTCTGA
- a CDS encoding elongation factor EF-2 encodes MGRRKKIVQECERLMDEPENIRNIAIAAHVDHGKTTLSDNLLAGAGMISDETAGEQLAMDTEEDEQERGITIDAANVSMTHEYEGTNHLINLIDTPGHVDFGGDVTRAMRAVDGALVVVDAVEGAMPQTETVLRQALREGVKPTLFINKVDRLISELQEGPEEMQQRLLSVIHDVNELIRGMTQDMDDIEDWTVSVEDGTVGFGSALYKWGVSMPSMQRTGMDFGEIMELERNDKRQELHERTPLSDVVLDMVCEHFPNPVDAQPRRIPRIWRGDDESELAESMQLVDEDGEVVFMVTDISMDPHAGEIASGRVFSGSLEKGQELYVSGTAGKNRIQSVGIYMGGEREEVDEVPAGNIAAVTGLKDAIAGSTVSSVEMTPFESIEHISEPVITKSVEAQNMDDLPKLIETLRQVSKEDPTIQININEDTGEHLISGQGELHLEVITQRIEKNQGIPVNTGEPIVVYREQPQNPSDEVEGISPNRHNRFYISIEPMTDELVDTIKLGEASMDMPEQERREALQEAGMDKDTSQNVEHIHGTNILIDDTKGIQHLNETMELVVEGLEEALDNGPLANEPVQGTLIRLHDARLHEDTIHRGPAQVIPATREAVHKALIDGKIKMLEPMQDVRIDVPNDHMGAASGEIQGRRGRVDDMYQEGDLMVVEGIAPVGEMIGFASDIRSATEGRASWNTENAGFEVMSDSLQRDKIMEIRERKGMKLELPPSIDYL; translated from the coding sequence ATGGGCCGACGCAAGAAGATCGTCCAAGAGTGTGAACGGTTGATGGACGAACCGGAGAACATCCGGAACATCGCCATCGCCGCTCACGTCGACCACGGGAAAACAACGCTTTCTGACAACCTCCTCGCGGGTGCAGGCATGATCTCCGACGAGACTGCCGGCGAACAGCTCGCGATGGACACGGAGGAAGACGAGCAGGAACGTGGGATCACCATCGACGCGGCGAACGTTTCGATGACCCACGAGTACGAGGGCACCAACCACCTCATCAACCTCATCGACACGCCGGGCCACGTCGACTTCGGTGGCGACGTCACCCGCGCGATGCGCGCCGTCGACGGTGCGCTGGTCGTCGTCGACGCCGTCGAAGGGGCCATGCCCCAGACCGAGACGGTGCTTCGACAGGCCCTGCGCGAGGGCGTCAAGCCGACCCTGTTCATCAACAAGGTCGACCGCCTGATCTCCGAACTGCAGGAAGGGCCCGAAGAGATGCAGCAGCGCCTGCTGTCGGTCATCCACGACGTCAACGAGCTCATCCGCGGGATGACTCAGGACATGGACGACATCGAGGACTGGACCGTCTCCGTCGAGGACGGCACCGTCGGATTCGGGTCCGCGCTGTACAAGTGGGGCGTCTCGATGCCCTCGATGCAGCGCACCGGGATGGACTTCGGCGAGATCATGGAACTCGAGCGCAACGACAAGCGCCAGGAGCTCCACGAGCGGACGCCGCTGTCGGACGTCGTGCTCGACATGGTCTGTGAGCACTTCCCGAACCCGGTCGACGCTCAGCCCCGTCGTATTCCGCGCATCTGGCGCGGCGACGACGAGTCGGAGCTGGCCGAATCGATGCAGCTGGTCGACGAGGACGGCGAGGTCGTCTTCATGGTCACCGACATCTCGATGGACCCCCACGCGGGCGAGATCGCCTCCGGTCGCGTCTTCTCGGGATCGCTCGAGAAGGGCCAGGAGCTGTACGTCTCCGGGACCGCGGGCAAGAACCGCATCCAGTCGGTCGGCATCTACATGGGTGGCGAACGCGAGGAGGTCGACGAAGTTCCCGCCGGGAACATCGCCGCCGTCACCGGCCTCAAGGACGCCATCGCCGGCTCGACCGTCTCGAGCGTCGAGATGACGCCGTTCGAGTCGATCGAGCACATCTCCGAGCCGGTCATTACGAAGTCCGTCGAGGCCCAGAACATGGACGACCTGCCGAAGCTGATCGAGACGCTCCGACAGGTCTCCAAGGAGGACCCGACGATCCAGATCAACATCAACGAGGACACCGGCGAACACCTGATCTCCGGACAGGGTGAACTCCACCTCGAGGTCATCACCCAGCGTATCGAGAAGAACCAGGGCATTCCGGTCAACACCGGCGAACCGATCGTCGTCTACCGCGAGCAGCCCCAGAACCCCAGCGACGAGGTCGAGGGCATCTCGCCGAACCGCCACAACCGCTTCTACATCTCCATCGAGCCGATGACGGACGAACTCGTCGACACCATCAAGCTCGGCGAGGCCTCCATGGACATGCCCGAGCAGGAACGCCGCGAGGCCCTGCAGGAAGCCGGCATGGACAAGGACACGTCCCAGAACGTCGAGCACATCCACGGGACGAACATCCTCATCGACGACACGAAGGGTATCCAGCACCTCAACGAGACGATGGAACTCGTCGTCGAGGGGCTCGAGGAGGCCCTCGACAACGGTCCGCTGGCCAACGAGCCGGTTCAGGGGACGCTCATCCGGCTCCACGACGCCCGGCTCCACGAGGACACCATCCACCGCGGTCCGGCACAGGTCATCCCGGCGACCCGCGAGGCCGTCCACAAGGCCCTGATCGACGGGAAGATCAAGATGCTCGAGCCGATGCAGGACGTCCGCATCGACGTGCCCAACGACCACATGGGCGCCGCCTCCGGCGAGATCCAGGGTCGTCGTGGCCGCGTCGACGACATGTACCAGGAAGGGGACCTCATGGTCGTCGAGGGTATCGCGCCCGTCGGCGAGATGATCGGCTTCGCGAGCGACATCCGCTCCGCGACCGAGGGCCGTGCCTCCTGGAACACCGAGAACGCCGGCTTCGAGGTCATGTCCGACTCCCTCCAGCGTGACAAGATCATGGAGATCCGCGAGCGCAAGGGCATGAAGCTCGAGCTGCCGCCGAGCATCGACTACCTGTAA
- the serS gene encoding serine--tRNA ligase, producing the protein MIDRTYLRENPEEVREALDDRGADVDLDEVLEIDERWRELKAKGDELRHERNQITQQIGELVAEGKDEEREEAIEQSKELKSEIEDVEAEADELKDELEERLLEVPQIPHESVPKGVDECHNVEDRRWGFDDRRDVPADVVPHYDLGEEMDIIDEQRGAKTTGSGFYFLKGDGARLEHALIQFMLDVHREQGYVDIFPPVPINSESMQGTGQLPKFADDAYRIGGDNEEDYDDDDLWLCPTAEVPVTNMYADDILLEDDLPLKHQAYTPNFRREAGEHGTETRGIVRVHQFNKVELVNFVEPEDSYDRLEELLGEAEEVLQRLGLPYRVLELCTGDLGFKAAKQIDLEVWAPADDMDDGPEEGGRWLEVSTASNFEAFQARRAGLRYRPERHESAEYLHTLNASGVAIPRVMVAILEYYQNEDGTVTIPEPLRPYMGGQEVIEGHEKVGEAALGAGERE; encoded by the coding sequence ATGATCGATCGGACCTATCTGCGCGAGAACCCCGAGGAGGTACGCGAGGCCCTCGACGATCGCGGCGCCGACGTCGACCTCGACGAGGTCCTCGAGATCGACGAACGCTGGCGCGAGCTGAAGGCCAAGGGCGACGAACTCCGCCACGAGCGCAACCAGATCACCCAGCAGATCGGCGAACTGGTCGCCGAGGGGAAAGACGAGGAGCGCGAGGAAGCCATCGAGCAGTCGAAGGAGCTCAAATCGGAGATCGAGGACGTCGAGGCCGAGGCCGACGAGCTCAAGGACGAACTCGAGGAGCGGCTGCTCGAGGTCCCCCAGATCCCCCACGAGAGCGTTCCGAAGGGGGTCGACGAGTGCCACAACGTCGAGGACCGCCGCTGGGGCTTCGACGACCGCCGCGACGTCCCCGCCGACGTCGTCCCGCACTACGACCTCGGCGAGGAGATGGACATCATCGACGAGCAACGCGGCGCGAAGACGACCGGCAGCGGCTTCTACTTCCTGAAGGGCGACGGCGCCCGCTTAGAGCACGCGCTGATCCAGTTCATGCTGGACGTCCACCGCGAGCAGGGCTACGTCGATATCTTCCCGCCGGTGCCGATCAACAGCGAGTCGATGCAGGGGACCGGACAGCTTCCGAAGTTCGCCGACGACGCCTACCGCATCGGCGGCGACAACGAGGAGGACTACGACGACGACGACCTCTGGCTCTGTCCCACCGCCGAGGTGCCGGTCACCAACATGTACGCCGACGACATCCTCCTCGAGGACGACCTGCCGCTGAAACACCAGGCCTACACGCCGAACTTCCGGCGCGAGGCCGGTGAACACGGCACCGAGACCAGAGGGATCGTCCGCGTCCACCAGTTCAACAAGGTCGAACTCGTCAACTTCGTCGAACCCGAGGACAGCTACGATCGCCTCGAGGAACTGCTCGGCGAGGCCGAGGAGGTCCTCCAGCGTCTGGGCCTGCCCTACCGCGTGCTCGAGCTCTGTACCGGCGACCTCGGGTTCAAGGCCGCCAAACAGATCGACCTCGAGGTCTGGGCCCCCGCAGACGACATGGACGACGGCCCCGAGGAAGGCGGCCGCTGGCTCGAGGTCTCGACGGCCTCGAACTTCGAGGCCTTCCAGGCCCGCCGTGCCGGCCTGCGCTACCGCCCCGAGCGCCACGAGTCGGCGGAGTACCTCCACACGCTGAACGCCTCGGGCGTCGCGATTCCGCGCGTGATGGTCGCTATCCTCGAGTACTACCAGAACGAGGACGGCACCGTGACGATTCCCGAGCCCCTGCGGCCGTACATGGGCGGCCAGGAGGTCATCGAGGGCCACGAGAAGGTCGGCGAGGCCGCGCTCGGTGCGGGCGAACGGGAGTAA
- a CDS encoding CrcB family protein, translating into MTADHPLVRLETLALIAVGAFAGANLRYVAMGLGSDVRAVLAVNALGSAALGFLVYEAEYAGLLGRRSRLLLSTGFLSSLTTYSTFALQTALAADPVVLVAIVAGNYGFGFAGVLVGRAVARRLGAGLESGTGGETA; encoded by the coding sequence ATGACCGCCGACCATCCGCTCGTTCGCCTCGAGACGCTCGCGCTGATCGCCGTCGGAGCGTTCGCCGGGGCGAACCTCCGCTACGTCGCGATGGGGCTGGGGTCCGACGTCCGGGCGGTGCTGGCGGTCAACGCCCTCGGAAGCGCCGCGCTCGGATTTCTCGTGTACGAAGCCGAGTACGCGGGACTCTTGGGCCGGCGGTCGCGGCTCCTCCTCTCGACCGGCTTCCTCTCGTCGCTGACGACCTACAGCACGTTCGCGCTCCAGACCGCGCTAGCGGCCGACCCCGTCGTCCTCGTCGCCATCGTCGCCGGCAACTACGGGTTCGGCTTCGCCGGCGTTCTCGTCGGACGTGCCGTCGCGCGTCGACTCGGCGCGGGCCTCGAGTCCGGAACGGGCGGTGAGACGGCGTGA
- a CDS encoding CrcB family protein: MLESVPDVTVAVLVLVLAAAAFDLDPALIVGIGGAIGAVLRHWVSLRVASERFPWPTLVVNVLGSFGFALALFGGVGESTLRLVGTGICGAFTTFSSFSVETVQLYERGDRRLAVANAAGNLALSLSAIGIAWVIVDVWPL; the protein is encoded by the coding sequence ATCCTCGAGTCGGTCCCGGACGTCACCGTCGCCGTCCTCGTCCTCGTCCTCGCGGCCGCCGCGTTCGACCTCGATCCGGCACTGATCGTGGGGATCGGTGGCGCGATCGGCGCGGTGCTTCGCCACTGGGTCTCGCTCCGGGTAGCCAGCGAGCGGTTCCCGTGGCCCACGCTGGTCGTGAACGTCCTCGGCAGTTTCGGCTTCGCGCTCGCCCTCTTCGGGGGCGTCGGCGAGTCGACGCTTCGACTGGTCGGGACCGGAATCTGCGGCGCGTTCACGACGTTCTCGTCGTTTTCGGTCGAGACCGTCCAGTTGTACGAGCGCGGTGACCGCCGCCTCGCCGTCGCTAACGCGGCCGGAAACCTCGCGCTCTCGCTGTCGGCGATCGGGATCGCGTGGGTAATCGTCGACGTCTGGCCGCTGTAA
- a CDS encoding TrkA C-terminal domain-containing protein, translating to MDPLEGEASSVSVEYEPVSVKDVLVEMKDTAELLIDLSYSAVLHRNADLAREVLRLEERMDILKLRARMSLMMAVRKPADAEELAPVLGIVAAADEISDAAGDIAKIVLEEMGLPEAMRAALPEAAETLVRGVVDPDSVYADRTLQDIDLESETGVRVIALRRGEDWLLNPGPETTVASGDVALLRGPDPSIGDVCEELTGDVYELPSIDDPTVPDLERAVDTIIHMKNLSELAVDLAYSSVLFDSAELAEEVRNLEVEVDAMQSRFEAWTLRAAADAEDPVVLRGLIRLGTSTEVISDAAIDISEGVLRDIDVHPVVQLAVQESDEIITRVEVEPDSDLDGIEVTGGVPDVESTMSVIAIRRPGEGWLLVTDADAELQGGDVLISKGTRTSAAAFEELAQA from the coding sequence ATGGACCCGCTCGAGGGCGAAGCGTCGTCGGTATCGGTCGAGTACGAGCCGGTCAGCGTCAAGGACGTGCTCGTCGAGATGAAGGACACGGCGGAGCTGCTCATCGACCTCTCGTACTCGGCGGTCCTCCACCGCAACGCCGATCTCGCGCGGGAAGTGCTTCGCTTGGAGGAGCGGATGGACATCCTCAAGCTCCGGGCGCGGATGAGCCTCATGATGGCCGTCCGCAAGCCGGCCGACGCGGAGGAACTCGCGCCCGTGCTGGGGATCGTCGCCGCCGCCGACGAGATCAGCGACGCGGCCGGCGATATCGCGAAGATCGTCTTAGAGGAGATGGGGCTCCCGGAGGCCATGCGCGCGGCGCTGCCCGAAGCGGCCGAGACGCTGGTTCGGGGCGTCGTCGATCCCGACTCCGTCTACGCGGACCGCACCCTCCAGGACATCGACCTCGAGTCCGAGACGGGCGTGCGCGTGATCGCGCTTCGCCGGGGCGAGGACTGGCTGCTCAACCCCGGCCCGGAGACGACCGTCGCCAGCGGGGACGTCGCACTGCTGCGCGGCCCCGACCCGTCGATCGGCGACGTCTGTGAGGAACTGACCGGCGACGTCTACGAGTTGCCGTCGATCGACGACCCCACAGTTCCCGATCTCGAGCGGGCGGTCGACACCATCATCCACATGAAGAACCTCTCGGAACTGGCGGTCGATCTGGCCTACAGCAGCGTGCTGTTCGACAGCGCGGAGCTGGCCGAAGAGGTCCGAAACCTCGAGGTCGAAGTCGACGCCATGCAGTCGCGGTTCGAGGCCTGGACGCTCCGGGCGGCCGCCGACGCGGAGGATCCGGTGGTGCTGCGGGGACTCATCCGGCTGGGGACCAGCACGGAGGTCATCAGCGACGCGGCGATCGACATCAGCGAGGGCGTGCTCCGGGACATCGACGTCCACCCGGTCGTTCAGCTGGCGGTCCAGGAGAGCGACGAGATCATCACGCGCGTCGAGGTCGAGCCCGACAGCGACCTCGACGGTATCGAAGTGACCGGCGGCGTTCCGGACGTCGAGTCGACGATGTCGGTGATCGCCATCCGCCGACCCGGCGAGGGGTGGCTGCTGGTCACCGACGCCGACGCCGAGTTACAGGGGGGCGACGTCCTCATCTCGAAGGGTACCCGGACGTCGGCGGCGGCGTTCGAGGAACTCGCGCAGGCCTGA
- a CDS encoding DUF5781 family protein: MNIRVQGPGPTSPFLSARDLFETEHDLSLPVDVQLRDDPDERTWAGHYDDRHVLNISRQAASSAMARELALHEFAHMARHEQEHPSHTQSTEEVLFLALAGKSVERRKLAHCYQIANHMKDIYADDITLAVGPGEKLLSFLESSLAMAVADRPETPSRPGFERLSASSDPEITAVNAAFALALAERHDLVADDHRLYDLAHAAAMDAPDVDFEGFKRRFRELARDPDSSTYRQVLVDATRAYVSSPEPRADGPAAD, translated from the coding sequence ATGAATATACGCGTACAGGGACCCGGTCCGACCTCTCCATTCCTCAGCGCCCGCGACCTCTTCGAAACCGAGCACGACCTCTCGCTACCGGTCGACGTCCAGCTCCGGGACGATCCCGACGAACGAACCTGGGCCGGCCACTACGACGACCGCCACGTCCTGAACATCTCGCGGCAGGCCGCCTCGAGCGCCATGGCCCGCGAACTGGCCCTCCACGAGTTCGCCCACATGGCCAGACACGAACAGGAACACCCCTCGCACACCCAGTCCACCGAGGAAGTGCTCTTCCTCGCGCTGGCCGGCAAGAGCGTCGAACGGCGAAAACTCGCTCACTGCTACCAGATCGCCAACCACATGAAGGACATCTACGCCGACGACATCACGCTCGCGGTCGGCCCCGGCGAGAAACTGCTCTCCTTTCTCGAGTCGAGCCTCGCGATGGCCGTCGCCGACCGCCCCGAGACGCCGTCCCGACCCGGTTTCGAGCGCCTCTCCGCGAGCTCCGATCCCGAGATTACGGCCGTCAACGCCGCGTTCGCACTGGCGCTGGCCGAACGGCACGACCTCGTCGCCGACGACCACCGACTGTACGACCTCGCACACGCCGCCGCGATGGACGCACCGGACGTCGATTTCGAGGGGTTCAAACGCCGTTTCCGGGAACTCGCCCGCGACCCCGACTCGAGTACCTACCGGCAGGTTCTCGTCGACGCCACTCGCGCGTACGTCAGTAGCCCGGAACCGCGAGCGGACGGCCCCGCGGCGGACTGA